The Tumebacillus sp. BK434 genome segment CTGACCGAGCGGCTGAAAGCGTTGAGCCAACAGGAAGGCGCCACGCTGTTCATGACGCTGCTGGCGGCGTTTAACGTCCTGCTGGCGCGCTATTCAGGTCAAGAAGACATCGTGGTCGGCTCGCCGATCGCCGGGCGCACCCGTCCGGAGACGCACGGACTGATCGGCTTTTTTGTCAACACGTTGGCGCTGCGCACCGATCTGTCGGAAGATCCGAGCTTCCGCGAGCTGTTGCAGCGCGTGCGCGAAGTAACGCTCGGCGCGTACGCGCATCAAGATCTGCCGTTTGAACGTCTGGTGCAGGAAGTGCGCCCGGAGCGCGACATGAGCCATCCGCCAATGTTCCAAGTGATGTTTGCCCTGCAAAACGCGCCGATGGACGATCTCAACCTGTCGGGCCTGACCTGGCGCGATTTCCCTGTCGAGCGCGGCACGTCGAAGTTTGACCTCAGCCTGCTCGTGCAGGAAGAAAACGGCGGGCTGGCCGGGATCGTCGAGTACAACACCGATCTGTTTGCCGAAACGACGATCGTGCGGATGATCGACAGCTTTGCCGTGCTTTTGGAACATCTGACCGGGTCGCCTAACGAATCGGTCTTTGCCGCTGCGATGATCACGCCGGAGGAGCAGCGCCTGCTTTTGGAAGACTGGAAAGGAAATACCGTGCCGTTTGACGAAGCGGCGTGCGGACATCACCTGTTCGAGCGGCAGGCGGAACGGACGCCCGATCTGATTGCGGTGGAGTACGGCGATGTGACGCTGACCTATCGCGAGCTGAACGAGCGGGCCAACCGCTTGGCGCACCATCTGCAAGCGCGCGGCGTCGGGCCGGAGCAGCTGGTCGCCATCGTCGTCGAGCGCGGGCCGGAGATGATCGTCGGGGCGCTTGGCGTGCTGAAAGCGGGCGGCGCGTACGTGCCGATCGACCCGGCGTACCCGGCCGACCGGATCGCCTTCCAGCTCGAAGACGGAGCGGTGTCGGTGCTGCTGACCCAGTCGCATCTGGCCGCCGGGCTGCCTGCGGCCGCTGCGCACGTGATCTGCCTCGATGTGGAGCTGTTTCCGGAGGAATCGGCTGCCAACCCGGAGAGCTGCGTGCGGCCAGACAACCTGGCGTATGTGATCTATACTTCCGGCTCGACCGGCAAACCGAAAGGCGTTCTGATCGAGCATCGCAGCCTGGTCAACTTCACCGAATGGTACGTCCGCTATTTTGACGTGCAGGCCGGGTCGCGCTCGTTCCAGTTTTCCTCGTTCTCGTTTGACGCGTCGGTGATGGATATCTACCCGACGCTGGCAGTCGGAGCGACGCTCGTGCTGTTCAAGCGCGAAGAGCTGCTTCCGGGGCCGCAGCTGCAGCAGCTGATGCAGGAGAAGCGCGTCAACCGCATGTTTGCCACTCCGTCGATGATGATGCAGCTGCCGAGCGGCGAGCTGCCCGACTTGCACACGGTGATCATCGGCGGCGAAGCGTTGTCGCGCGAAGTCGTTCAACTGTGGCAAGGCGCTGGGCGCATTGTGTATAACGCGTACGGTCCGACGGAAACCACCGTCTTGGCCACGGTCGGCCCTTGTGACGGCGAAAGCGTGCCGCCGATCGGCCAGCCGATCGCCAATGCTGAGCTGTACGTGCTGGATGCCAAGCTGCAGCCGGTGCCGGTCGGCGTGCCGGGCGAACTGCATATCGGAGGCGTAGGCGTGGCGCGCGGCTATTTGAACCGAGCCGATCTCACCGCCGAAAAATTTATCGAGACGCCGTACGGACGCCTGTACAAGACGGGCGACGCGGTGCGCTGGCTGGCCGACGGGTCGCTGGAGTATTTCGGCCGCATCGACCAACAGGTGAAGATCCGCGGGTTCCGCATCGAGCTTGGCGAGATCGAAGCGGTGCTGCGCCAACATCCGGCTGTGCAGGATGCTGCCGTCTTGGCTGTGGAGATGGAAGCGGGCGACAAGCAACTGGTCGGCTATGTGGCGGTCGGGGAGCAGGAGCCGCCTGCTGCCTCAGAACTCCGGGCGCATCTGAAGTCCGTTTTGCCGGAGTTTATGGTGCCGGGGCTGTATGTGATGCTCGAGGCACTGCCGCTGACGGTCAACCGCAAAGTCGACCGCGCCGCACTGCCTGCTCCCGACCGGACGCAATCGGCAGAAGCGGATCAGATCTCGCCGCGCACACCGGTCGAAGCGGCGGTTGCCAATGTGTGGCAAACGGTGCTGCGCCTGCCGCAAGTCGGCGTGCAGGAAAACTTCTTTGAGCTGGGCGGGCACTCGCTGCTCGCGACACAGGTGATGTCGCATTTGACTGCCGCTCTGGGCGTGGAACTGCCGCTGCGGGCCTTGTTCGAGGCGCCGACCGTCGAAGGTCTGTCGGCCCGCGTCGAGCAGCTGCTCGGCACAGCGGGAGCGGCAAAAGCGATGCCGCTCCTGCCGGTGGCGCGGGAAGCGGCGGCGGAGCTGTCGTTTGCACAGGAGCGGCTGTGGCTGTTTGAACAGTTCGAACCGGGCACATCGACGTACAACATGCCGTTTGCGCTGCGCTTGACAGGCAGCTTGAACACCGCAGCTCTGCAGGCGGCATTCGATGAGATTCTGCGCCGCCATGAAGTGCTGCGCACCGTGTATGTGATGCTGGACGGCGCGCCGAAGCAGATGGTGGTGCCGGATGTGCAGGTGCCGTTTACGGTGCATGATCTTTCGGAGCTGCCCGCATGGGAGCGTGAGATGCAGGCGGTGCTGACGGCGATCGAAGAAGGCGACTTACCGTTCGATCTGGCGCAGGGACCGATGCTGCGCACCGTGCTGTTGAAGCTGGATGCCGAGGAGCACGTTCTCTTGATGACGTTCCATCACATCGCGTCGGACGGCTGGTCGATGGGCATTTTGATCGAAGAGCTGTCGGCGTTCTACCAGGCGTACGTCGCCGGTGCAACATCGCCGCTCACGCCGCTGCCGGTGCAGTATGCCGATTATGCGCACTGGCAGCGCAAGCGGATGGAAGGCGGCGTGCTGGAAGAGCAGATGAGCTATTGGAAGGAGCAGATGCGGGACGCATCGTTTGTGCTGCAGCTGCCGACCGATAAGCCGCGTCCGGCGATGCAGACCTTCAACGGGGCGATGAGAGAGCTCTCGCTGCAGCCGAGCCTCCTGCCGCGCTTGAAAGAGCTGAGCCAGCAGGAAGGCGCCACGCTGTTCATGACGCTGCTCTCCGCGTTTAACATCCTGCTCGCCCGTCTGTCCGGGCAGGAAGACATCGTGGTCGGCTCGCCGATCGCGGGCCGCACGAACAAGGAGACGGAAGGCTTGATCGGCTTTTTCGTCAACACCTTGGCACTGCGCACCGAACTGTCGGGCGAGCTGAGCTTCCGCGAGCTGCTGGCCCGCGTGAAGGAGACGACCTTGGGCGCATTTGCCCATCAGGAAGTCCCGTTCGAACGCCTCGTGCGGGAACTGCAGCCGGAGCGCAACATGAGCTACGCGCCGCTGTTCCAAGTGATGTTCGCGCTGCAAAACATGCGGCTCGGCGATTTGGAGCTGCCGGGGCTGACCCTGTCTGACTTCCCGGTGGACAAATCGACTTCGATGTTCGACCTGACCTTGTCTTTGTACGAAGGCGAGACGGGGCTGGAAGGGAACCTCAAATACAACACCGACCTGTTCGAAGAGGAGACGATGGCGCGGCTGATCGAGCGCTTTGAGCTGCTGCTCGAAGGCATCGTCAGCGCGCCGGACCGGCGCATCGCCGAACTGCCGATCGTAACGGAAGCGGAGCGCAAGGAGATCGCGGAGTGGAACGAGACGGCAGCCCCGTTCTCGCAAGATGTGTGCGCGCATCACTTCTTTGAACAGCAGGCGGAGCGGGAGCCGGAGCGGATCGCGGTCGAGTTTGGCGAGACGATGCTGACCTACCGCGAGCTGAACGAGCGGGCCAACCGTTTGGCGCACCATCTGCAGGCGCGCGGCGTGGGACCGGACCGTCTGGTCGCCATCGCCGTCGAGAAAGGGCCGGAGATGCTCATCGGTCTGCTCGGCGTGCTGAAGGCGGGCGGCGCGTACCTGCCGATCGACCCGGCGTATCCGGCGGAGCGAATCGCCTACCAGCTCGAAGACGGCGGGGTGCAGGTGCTGCTGACACAGTCGCATCTGGCGGCCGAACTGCCGAGCGGCGGAGCGGACATGATCTTGCTCGACGTCGAGACGTTCGAACACGAGCCCGTCTCCAACCCGCAAAGTGCGGTGCAGCCGTCCAATCTGGCCTATGTGATCCACACGTCCGGCTCGACTGGGAAGCCGAAGGGCGTTTTGATCGAGCATCGCAACTTGGTAAACTTTATCGAAATGTTCCTGAAAGACTTCGATCTGCAGGCCGGCATGCGCTGCTCGATGTTCCCGTCGTTCTCGTTCGACTCGTCTGTCAAAGACCTCTATCCGCCGCTGGCGGTCGGCGCGACGCTGGTGCTGTTCACCCGCGAGCAGCTGCTGCCGGGGCCGGAGCTGCAGCAATTGCTCCGTGAAAAGCGGGTCGAGCGCATCTCGACGACACCGGCGATGCTGGCCCAACTGCCGAGCGACGATCTGCCTGCCTTGAACACGGTGATCTGCGGCGGCACGGTCCTGCCGCTGGAAGTGGTGCAGCGCTGGAAGACGGAAGGGCGCCGCGTGATCAACGTGTACGGCCCGACCGAGACGACCGTTTTTGTCACCGCCGAAGTCTGTGACGGCGAACGCGCGCCGTCGATCGGCTCTCCGCTGCAAAACTCGACGGTGCACGTGCTCGACGCCTATTTGCAGCCAGTGCCGGTCGGCGTGGCCGGCGAACTGCACATCGGCGGCGCGGGCGTAGCGCGCGGGTATCTGAACCGCGCCGAACTGACGGCGGAAAAATTCGTCGAGACACCGGTCGGCCGACTCTACAAGACGGGCGACGCGGTGCGCTGGACGAAGGATGGGAAGCTGGAGTACATCGGCCGGATCGACTTGCAGGTGAAGGTGCGCGGCTATCGCATCGAGCTCGGCGAGATCGAAGCGCTGCTGCGCCAGCATCCGGCCGTGCAGGACGCGGCGGTGGTCGCACTGCCTGACCGGTCAGGCGAGAACCAGTTGGTCGGCTATGTGGCTGTCGGCGCGGAATCGGCGCTGGCAACAGCAGACCTGCGCGGGTATCTGAAAGCCCATTTGCCGGAATTCATGGTGCCGGGACTGTTCGTGCAGTTGGAAGCTTTGCCGCTGACGGTCAACCGCAAGATCGACCGCGCCGCGCTGCCGGCACCCGACCGCGCGATGATGGTGCAGAACACCGAGGTGATCTTGCCGCGCACGCCGCTGGAAAACACGGTGGCCGGCGTCTGGCGCAAAGTGTTGGGCCTGCCGCTGGTCGGCGTGGAGCAAAACTTCTTCGAGCTGGGCGGACATTCGCTGCTGGCCACCCAGGTGATGGCGTCTCTGGCGTCTGAGCTCCACTTGCAGGTGCCGCTGCGGACGCTGTTCGAAGCGCCGACAGTTGCAGCGTTGGCTGCGGGCATCGAACGGATGCTGCGCGAAAAAGGCGCGTCGAAGACCCTGCCGATCCTCCCGGTGCCGCGCAGCCAAGCGCTGCCTCTGTCGTTTGCGCAGGAGCGCCTGTGGTTCTATGAACAGTTTCATCAAGGGACGTCCACCTATAACATGCCGTTTGCTCTGCGTTTGAAAGGGCAATTGGATCAAACGGCGCTGCGACGGACGTTCGATGAGATCCTGCGCCGCCACGAAGTCTTGCGCACATCCTTTGTGTCGCGGGACGGCGAAGCGGTGCAGGTGATCGGGGACGAGGTGCCAACACCGTTTGCGGTGGTCGACCTGCGCGAGCTGCCCGACTGGCAGCGCGAGATGCAGGCGGCGCTGACGGCGATCGAGGAAGGTGAGCTGCCGTTTGCGATGACCGAAGGGCCGATGCTGCGTGCCGTGTTGCTGCAGTTGGACGAAGCGGAGCATGTGCTGCTTGTCACGATGCACCACATCGCGTCGGATGGCTGGTCGATGAGCGTGCTGACCCGAGAGCTGTCGGTGCTGTACGAAGCGTTTGCCAGCGGGCAGCCGTCGCCGCTCGCACCCTTGCCGGTGCAGTATGCCGACTATGCCAACTGGCAGCGCGAATGGTTCGCGGGCGGGGTGCTGGAAGAGCAGCTCGGGTACTGGAAACGGCAGCTGCAAGATGCTTCGTTCGTGCTGGAGCTGCCGACCGACAAGCAGCGCCCGGCGGTGCAGACGTTCAACGGTGTGCTTCAAGAGATCTCGTTGGCGCAAGGCTTGCTGCCGCGTTTGAAAGCGTTGAGCCAACAGGAAGGCGTGACCTTGTTCATGACCTTGCTGGCGGCGTTCAACACGTTGCTGTCCCGATTGTCGGGGCAGGAGGACATCGTGGTCGGCTCTCCGATCGCCGGGCGGACGCGCCAAGAGACGGAAGGGCTGATCGGCTTCTTCGTCAACACCTTGGCGCTGCGCACCGACCTGTCGGGCAACCCGAGCTTCCGCGAGCTGCTCGCGCGGGTGCGGGAGACGACGCTGGATGCTTATGCGCATCAAGACCTGCCCTTTGAGCGCCTCGTGCGGGAAGTGCAGCCGGAGCGCGACTTGAGCTACTCGGCGCTGTTCCAAGTGATGTTCGTCTTGCAAAACGCGCCGCAGGGCGACTTGGAGCTGCCGGGGCTGACGCTGTCCAACTTCCCGGTGGCAAAAGCGACTTCGATGTTCGACCTGACCTTCGCGCTGTACGAACGTGAAGACGGTCTGGCCGGATCGGTGCAGTACAACACCGACCTCTATGAAGAGGAGACGATCCAGCGTATCATCGGGCGCTTCGAGGTGCTGCTGGCCGGGATCGCAGAGGCGCCGGACCGCGCGATTGCCGAACTGCCGGTGCTGACACCTGATGAGCGCGGGCTTCTGGCCAAGTGG includes the following:
- a CDS encoding non-ribosomal peptide synthetase, which codes for MKRENIESLYELTPLQHGMLFHTLYAPDSGVYAVQLTMTLEGQLNQDAFSRAFRMVMERHPILRTAFFWEDLEKPLQVVGKEVELPLRVLDWSGMQTDVQHARAADFSRKDRLEPFTFTEAPVMRVTLIRFDEQTHSLVWTFHHILLDGWSIQLILKELWALYEAYQCGREPQLPASMPFRNYLSWLQRQNLGEAEAYWRKALQGFAKPTPLPLDYGKRVIEDSEVRNPVIDHRLSSDLYARLKGVSRSLQVTMNTLLQGIWALYLSRASGENDVLFGSTVSGRPGELPGVERMAGLFINTLPVRVGVELDAELGLWLKALQASQLEARQYEHTPLTKIQMWSEVPGDLKLFESLFVFENFLDDEAGEEEHIGSLKITDGSSAEQTSFPLTLTVIPAGELILRVQYDATRYAEQTVKSLLEHLEVMLNAVADRPDVQLKDIPLMSAAEHEAVLVSWNATAVPFPSDLLVHQYVEAHAANQPDALAVRSPGKAWTYGELNSYANRLAHFLKAEGMGPERLVGVCLERSPELVAAYLAAWKTGAAFLMIDPKYPGERIRFMLQDAGAGLLLTQESLQEIVAWEGGKSVCLDADAPVFARESKENLQTVSELSHLASVLYTSGSTGTPKGVELEHASILNFAHWYARRADLTAADCVTHIAGTGFDGTLMDLIPALLSGCSIVQPDEETRYAPQKLQAWMIEQEVTVAYATTALTEALMLLEWPENTPLRMQFTGGEALHIYPRPDLPFRVINGYGPTEATVYTTAYEVPSTPDAGRLPSIGRPLANMSVYVLDESLRPLPVGMPGELYAGGIGLGRGYLRRPELTAEKFLDTEFGRLYKTGDKVRWLPDGNLEYFGRLDQLVKIRGFRIELGEIEAALLKHPQVKEAAVLVQEQQILAYVAGSAVPSPQELRQYLAQDMPEFMLPAYFVALAALPLTANGKVNRRALPAPGREHAAGAEETVRARTETERRLVDVWQKVLKLDGIGVTDNFFALGGHSLLATQVMGQVASACGVELPLRTLFEAPTIEALAKLIDGEEAGKATEPSAMERVERSQRLPLSFAQERLWFLEQFNTHSAAYNIPMALRMTGQLDVAALQASFNEIMSRHEALRTTFAVVDGQPEQVILAEQELPFELVDYSALPPELAMVQAALGAVEEGETPFTLTAGALVRAKLFRIAEADHVLLLTMHHIISDGWSMGVLIDELSKLYDAFRQGAASPLAPLPIQYADFAHWQRQWFRGDVEEQQLAYWKQTLQGAPAVLQLPTDKPRPAVQTFVGATREIVLSAALTERLKALSQQEGATLFMTLLAAFNVLLARYSGQEDIVVGSPIAGRTRPETHGLIGFFVNTLALRTDLSEDPSFRELLQRVREVTLGAYAHQDLPFERLVQEVRPERDMSHPPMFQVMFALQNAPMDDLNLSGLTWRDFPVERGTSKFDLSLLVQEENGGLAGIVEYNTDLFAETTIVRMIDSFAVLLEHLTGSPNESVFAAAMITPEEQRLLLEDWKGNTVPFDEAACGHHLFERQAERTPDLIAVEYGDVTLTYRELNERANRLAHHLQARGVGPEQLVAIVVERGPEMIVGALGVLKAGGAYVPIDPAYPADRIAFQLEDGAVSVLLTQSHLAAGLPAAAAHVICLDVELFPEESAANPESCVRPDNLAYVIYTSGSTGKPKGVLIEHRSLVNFTEWYVRYFDVQAGSRSFQFSSFSFDASVMDIYPTLAVGATLVLFKREELLPGPQLQQLMQEKRVNRMFATPSMMMQLPSGELPDLHTVIIGGEALSREVVQLWQGAGRIVYNAYGPTETTVLATVGPCDGESVPPIGQPIANAELYVLDAKLQPVPVGVPGELHIGGVGVARGYLNRADLTAEKFIETPYGRLYKTGDAVRWLADGSLEYFGRIDQQVKIRGFRIELGEIEAVLRQHPAVQDAAVLAVEMEAGDKQLVGYVAVGEQEPPAASELRAHLKSVLPEFMVPGLYVMLEALPLTVNRKVDRAALPAPDRTQSAEADQISPRTPVEAAVANVWQTVLRLPQVGVQENFFELGGHSLLATQVMSHLTAALGVELPLRALFEAPTVEGLSARVEQLLGTAGAAKAMPLLPVAREAAAELSFAQERLWLFEQFEPGTSTYNMPFALRLTGSLNTAALQAAFDEILRRHEVLRTVYVMLDGAPKQMVVPDVQVPFTVHDLSELPAWEREMQAVLTAIEEGDLPFDLAQGPMLRTVLLKLDAEEHVLLMTFHHIASDGWSMGILIEELSAFYQAYVAGATSPLTPLPVQYADYAHWQRKRMEGGVLEEQMSYWKEQMRDASFVLQLPTDKPRPAMQTFNGAMRELSLQPSLLPRLKELSQQEGATLFMTLLSAFNILLARLSGQEDIVVGSPIAGRTNKETEGLIGFFVNTLALRTELSGELSFRELLARVKETTLGAFAHQEVPFERLVRELQPERNMSYAPLFQVMFALQNMRLGDLELPGLTLSDFPVDKSTSMFDLTLSLYEGETGLEGNLKYNTDLFEEETMARLIERFELLLEGIVSAPDRRIAELPIVTEAERKEIAEWNETAAPFSQDVCAHHFFEQQAEREPERIAVEFGETMLTYRELNERANRLAHHLQARGVGPDRLVAIAVEKGPEMLIGLLGVLKAGGAYLPIDPAYPAERIAYQLEDGGVQVLLTQSHLAAELPSGGADMILLDVETFEHEPVSNPQSAVQPSNLAYVIHTSGSTGKPKGVLIEHRNLVNFIEMFLKDFDLQAGMRCSMFPSFSFDSSVKDLYPPLAVGATLVLFTREQLLPGPELQQLLREKRVERISTTPAMLAQLPSDDLPALNTVICGGTVLPLEVVQRWKTEGRRVINVYGPTETTVFVTAEVCDGERAPSIGSPLQNSTVHVLDAYLQPVPVGVAGELHIGGAGVARGYLNRAELTAEKFVETPVGRLYKTGDAVRWTKDGKLEYIGRIDLQVKVRGYRIELGEIEALLRQHPAVQDAAVVALPDRSGENQLVGYVAVGAESALATADLRGYLKAHLPEFMVPGLFVQLEALPLTVNRKIDRAALPAPDRAMMVQNTEVILPRTPLENTVAGVWRKVLGLPLVGVEQNFFELGGHSLLATQVMASLASELHLQVPLRTLFEAPTVAALAAGIERMLREKGASKTLPILPVPRSQALPLSFAQERLWFYEQFHQGTSTYNMPFALRLKGQLDQTALRRTFDEILRRHEVLRTSFVSRDGEAVQVIGDEVPTPFAVVDLRELPDWQREMQAALTAIEEGELPFAMTEGPMLRAVLLQLDEAEHVLLVTMHHIASDGWSMSVLTRELSVLYEAFASGQPSPLAPLPVQYADYANWQREWFAGGVLEEQLGYWKRQLQDASFVLELPTDKQRPAVQTFNGVLQEISLAQGLLPRLKALSQQEGVTLFMTLLAAFNTLLSRLSGQEDIVVGSPIAGRTRQETEGLIGFFVNTLALRTDLSGNPSFRELLARVRETTLDAYAHQDLPFERLVREVQPERDLSYSALFQVMFVLQNAPQGDLELPGLTLSNFPVAKATSMFDLTFALYEREDGLAGSVQYNTDLYEEETIQRIIGRFEVLLAGIAEAPDRAIAELPVLTPDERGLLAKWQETEAPYSEQACLHQLIEAQAARTPDAIAAESAEQTLTFRELNEQANRIARTLQERGVGPDQLVAIAVTRTPQMAVAVLAVLKAGGAYLPLDPTYPSERLAYLLADSQVKWLLTEQQLVTELPVSQAEIVLLDADWSSQSAAPVTSAATPDHLAYVIYTSGSTGQPKGVLVNHRGLVNFVEAQGKRNAWQPGDRVLKFTSFAFDASACDLLVPLAFGATVVFAGHLLPGPELSRLLRTEKITGICISPSALAMLPEEDLPDLRVIMAGGEVVSAALIGRFADGRDFYVEYGPTETTVAVTAMKAAPGNRSALLGYPLPNVRLHVLDAHQQPVAIGVLGELHVSGPMVARGYLNRPDLTAEKFIEVNGERLYKTGDLARWLPDGSLEYGGRIDDQVKLRGFRVELGEIETQLRKHPAVKDAAVIVRDEALLGYVVAEGVSGAELRDHLAARLPEYMVPSLLIVLEAFPLTPNGKVDRRALPEPVLINESEYVAPRDAVELQVGQIFAELLGLPQVGAKDHFFILGGHSLLAVRLTAQLQQKFGQELPLAQLFQQATVEGIANLLRQGGQAPYTPLVELAKGEGSPFFCVHAVGGSALSYLELANALGGEQPFYAFQARGLEGAESPFADIETMAACYVAELVNVQPAGPIHLGGWSFGGSVAYEMVRQLQAQGREVASLVLIDSYAPTLFVEAEREVLPSFAADLAGQLGVALLPGAAEELARLEAEEALSYLHRHLATDLSLERLTRLFAVFKANVNALATYMPQGTLSVPATLFLSETSAGHPLAPTLGWEELVERVEVKAVQGDHFTVLRNLQHI